A region from the Paraburkholderia youngii genome encodes:
- a CDS encoding TetR family transcriptional regulator, with the protein MNQPKIKRDPEGTRRRILLAAAEEFANGGLFGARVDQIARRAETNERMLYYYFGSKEQLFTAVLEHAFSALNEAERTLELNGVAPVEAVTRLAHFVWDYYRDHPELLRLINNENLHEARYMQKSTRIREMISPIVATLGGILERGQRAGLFRTNIDPLRFYVTLSGMGYYIVSNRFTLEATLGRDFSSAAERSEVIQMNTELLLAYLLRK; encoded by the coding sequence ATGAATCAGCCGAAAATCAAAAGAGATCCTGAAGGCACGAGGCGCCGCATCTTGCTTGCGGCGGCGGAAGAGTTTGCAAATGGAGGACTGTTCGGCGCACGAGTCGATCAGATCGCTCGCCGCGCCGAAACCAATGAACGCATGCTCTATTACTACTTCGGTAGCAAGGAGCAGCTATTCACCGCGGTACTCGAGCACGCGTTCAGCGCACTCAACGAAGCGGAACGCACGCTCGAACTCAACGGAGTCGCGCCCGTCGAGGCGGTTACACGTCTCGCACATTTCGTGTGGGACTACTACCGCGATCATCCCGAGTTATTGCGACTCATCAACAACGAGAATCTGCATGAAGCACGCTATATGCAGAAGTCGACACGCATACGCGAAATGATCTCGCCGATCGTCGCCACGCTTGGCGGCATCCTCGAACGCGGGCAACGCGCGGGACTGTTTCGCACCAACATCGACCCACTGCGTTTTTACGTGACGCTTTCGGGCATGGGCTACTACATCGTGTCGAACCGCTTCACGCTCGAAGCGACGCTCGGGCGCGATTTCAGCAGCGCCGCCGAACGCAGCGAGGTGATTCAGATGAATACCGAACTGCTGCTCGCGTATCTGTTGAGAAAGTAA
- the rsxB gene encoding electron transport complex subunit RsxB: MTDVKTLADRIEDLLPQTQCTKCGYPACRPYAEAIASGEANYNQCPPGGAEGIARLAALLGKPVIPLNSANGVERPRPLAVIDEQVCIGCTLCMQACPVDAIVGAPKQMHTVIAELCTGCDLCVPPCPVDCIAMLPVTGEATGWDAWSQSEADAARARHNRHEGRLARERNAAEARAAARRAASASAPAAAASGAVPASGATTPSEAPATPSADDAEAKKRAIIQAALERARKKKEEMAAKGQGPLNTENVSADVQAQIDAAEARRRRLGLASGEGTHGSEPSSNESDESKPPSSSPPTAR; encoded by the coding sequence GTGACAGACGTCAAAACACTCGCGGATCGCATCGAAGATCTGCTGCCCCAAACGCAATGCACGAAGTGCGGTTATCCCGCATGCCGTCCGTATGCCGAAGCCATCGCCAGCGGCGAGGCGAACTATAACCAGTGCCCGCCCGGCGGTGCCGAGGGCATCGCGCGCCTCGCCGCGCTACTCGGCAAACCGGTGATTCCGCTCAATTCCGCCAATGGCGTCGAACGTCCGCGCCCCTTGGCGGTTATCGACGAACAGGTGTGCATCGGCTGCACGCTGTGCATGCAGGCATGTCCGGTCGACGCGATAGTTGGCGCACCGAAACAGATGCACACCGTGATCGCCGAGCTCTGCACCGGCTGCGACCTGTGCGTGCCCCCCTGCCCGGTCGACTGCATCGCGATGCTGCCCGTCACCGGCGAGGCCACCGGCTGGGATGCATGGAGCCAGAGCGAGGCAGACGCGGCGCGGGCGCGTCATAACCGCCACGAGGGCCGTCTCGCGCGCGAGCGCAACGCCGCCGAAGCGCGTGCTGCGGCGCGGCGAGCCGCGAGTGCGAGCGCGCCGGCGGCGGCTGCGTCGGGCGCGGTTCCCGCGAGCGGCGCGACAACGCCGTCCGAGGCCCCGGCTACCCCGAGTGCGGACGACGCCGAAGCGAAAAAACGCGCGATCATCCAGGCCGCGCTCGAACGCGCGCGCAAGAAGAAAGAGGAGATGGCCGCGAAAGGCCAGGGGCCGCTGAACACCGAGAACGTCAGCGCCGACGTGCAGGCACAGATCGATGCAGCCGAAGCGCGCCGCCGCCGTCTCGGTCTTGCCAGCGGCGAGGGTACACACGGCTCGGAGCCGTCGTCCAACGAGTCCGACGAGTCAAAGCCGCCGTCCAGCTCGCCGCCGACCGCGCGCTGA
- the nth gene encoding endonuclease III — translation MNANKRRAIYETLQSLNPHPTTELEYTTPFELLIAVLLSAQATDVSVNKAMRRMFPVANTPQKVFDLGEEGVASYIKTIGLYRTKAKNVIATCRILLDQYGGEVPEDREALEGLPGVGRKTANVILNTAFGHPTIAVDTHIFRVANRTGLAPGKDVRAVEAALEKFTPAEFRKDAHHWLILHGRYVCKARRPECWHCVIEPLCEFRPKTPPPDL, via the coding sequence ATGAACGCGAACAAACGCCGCGCGATCTACGAAACGCTTCAGAGCCTGAATCCGCACCCGACCACCGAACTCGAGTACACGACGCCGTTCGAACTGCTGATCGCGGTGCTGCTGTCGGCGCAAGCGACCGACGTGTCGGTCAACAAGGCGATGCGCAGGATGTTCCCCGTAGCGAACACACCGCAGAAGGTGTTCGACCTCGGCGAGGAAGGTGTCGCGAGCTATATCAAGACGATCGGCCTGTATCGCACGAAGGCGAAGAACGTGATCGCGACCTGTCGCATTCTGCTCGACCAGTACGGCGGCGAGGTGCCCGAGGATCGCGAGGCGCTCGAAGGGCTGCCGGGTGTCGGCCGCAAAACGGCCAACGTGATTCTGAACACCGCGTTCGGCCATCCGACCATCGCGGTCGACACGCACATATTCCGCGTCGCCAACCGCACCGGCCTCGCGCCCGGCAAGGACGTGCGCGCGGTCGAAGCAGCGCTCGAAAAATTCACGCCAGCCGAATTCAGGAAGGACGCGCACCACTGGCTGATCCTGCATGGACGCTACGTGTGCAAGGCGCGCCGCCCCGAATGCTGGCATTGCGTGATCGAGCCGCTGTGCGAGTTCCGGCCGAAGACCCCGCCGCCCGATCTTTAA
- a CDS encoding DUF1841 family protein: MFNPSRDEVRLFFTDTWRKQRQGEILTPLEAIAADWIVEHPEYHADLTDAPAAQAQDYSPERGQTNPFLHLSMHLAISEQLSIDQPPGIRAAHERLAARLGSTHEAQHAIMDCLGETIWEAQRTGTPPDTDAYLQRIERRATRD; encoded by the coding sequence ATGTTCAATCCCAGCCGCGACGAAGTTCGCCTCTTTTTCACCGACACCTGGCGCAAACAGCGCCAAGGCGAGATTCTGACGCCGCTCGAGGCGATCGCCGCCGACTGGATCGTCGAGCATCCGGAATATCACGCCGACCTCACCGACGCCCCCGCTGCGCAGGCGCAGGACTATTCGCCGGAGCGCGGCCAGACCAATCCGTTCCTGCATCTGTCGATGCATCTGGCGATCTCCGAACAGCTGTCGATCGATCAGCCGCCCGGCATTCGCGCCGCGCACGAGCGGCTCGCCGCACGCCTCGGCTCGACGCACGAGGCGCAGCACGCAATCATGGACTGCCTCGGCGAAACCATCTGGGAAGCGCAGCGCACCGGCACGCCGCCGGACACGGACGCGTATTTGCAGCGCATCGAACGGCGCGCGACGCGCGACTGA
- a CDS encoding c-type cytochrome — MIKPQQALHTVFKAVGAAAVIGLAVANVAHAADAGNGKVLADSHNCAACHGPGLNKPVSPEYPKLAGQHSDYVYWALRQYQMGTGNPHLGRNNAIMQAQVQSLSLGDMKDIAAYVESLEGDLVQKK, encoded by the coding sequence ATGATCAAGCCCCAACAGGCACTCCACACGGTATTCAAGGCGGTCGGCGCGGCGGCGGTAATCGGTCTGGCCGTGGCGAACGTCGCTCACGCGGCTGACGCGGGCAACGGCAAGGTGCTCGCCGACAGTCACAACTGCGCGGCCTGCCACGGTCCCGGCCTGAACAAGCCGGTGAGCCCGGAGTATCCGAAGCTGGCCGGTCAGCACTCCGACTATGTGTACTGGGCGCTGCGTCAGTACCAGATGGGCACCGGCAATCCGCACCTCGGCCGCAACAACGCGATCATGCAGGCACAGGTGCAGAGCCTGTCGCTAGGCGACATGAAGGACATCGCCGCTTACGTCGAATCGCTGGAAGGCGACCTCGTGCAGAAGAAGTGA
- a CDS encoding c-type cytochrome yields MNKFVGKHVVIAALSVLAGYAVSAQAADVVGNAKAGQDKVAMCIGCHGIPEYRTAYPEVFRVPKLGGQNQAYLEIALRAYKKGDRHFDTMHAIATSLSDQDIADIAAYYAAQTAASKNNPDK; encoded by the coding sequence ATGAATAAATTCGTCGGCAAACACGTCGTGATCGCAGCGCTGTCGGTGCTCGCGGGGTACGCGGTCAGTGCGCAGGCAGCGGATGTCGTAGGCAACGCCAAGGCGGGCCAGGACAAGGTCGCGATGTGTATCGGCTGCCACGGCATCCCTGAATATCGTACGGCTTATCCAGAGGTTTTCCGCGTGCCGAAGCTCGGCGGGCAAAATCAGGCCTACCTCGAGATCGCGCTGCGCGCCTACAAGAAGGGCGACCGCCATTTCGACACGATGCATGCAATCGCAACGTCGCTGTCGGATCAGGACATTGCCGACATCGCCGCCTACTACGCAGCGCAAACTGCCGCTTCGAAAAACAATCCCGACAAGTGA
- a CDS encoding AAA family ATPase, producing the protein MRFEGSSQYVATDDLKLAVNAAMTLKRPLLIKGEPGTGKTMLAEEVAAALGMPLLQWHIKSTTKAQQGLYEYDAVSRLRDSQLGDERVKDIRNYIVKGVLWQAFESDEQSVLLIDEIDKADIEFPNDLLRELDRMEFYVYETRELVRAKHRPLVIITSNNEKELPDAFLRRCFFHYIKFPDATTMQQIVDVHYPGIKKDLLAAALQSFFELRNVAGLKKKPSTSELLDWLKLLLAEDIPPEALRSADHKQIVPPLHGALLKNEQDVGLFERLLFMNRNNR; encoded by the coding sequence ATGCGTTTCGAAGGCTCATCGCAGTACGTCGCCACCGACGACCTCAAGCTCGCGGTCAACGCCGCGATGACGCTCAAGCGTCCGCTCCTGATCAAGGGCGAACCCGGCACCGGCAAGACCATGCTCGCCGAGGAAGTCGCCGCCGCGCTCGGCATGCCGCTCTTGCAATGGCACATCAAGTCGACCACCAAGGCCCAGCAGGGCTTGTACGAATACGACGCCGTGTCGCGACTGCGCGATTCGCAGCTCGGCGACGAACGCGTGAAGGACATCCGCAACTACATCGTCAAGGGTGTGCTGTGGCAGGCGTTCGAATCGGACGAGCAGAGCGTGCTGCTGATCGACGAGATCGACAAGGCCGACATCGAATTCCCGAACGACCTGCTGCGCGAACTCGACCGCATGGAGTTCTACGTGTACGAGACGCGCGAGCTGGTGCGCGCGAAGCATCGCCCGCTCGTGATCATCACGTCGAACAACGAGAAGGAATTGCCCGACGCGTTCCTGCGCCGCTGCTTCTTCCACTACATCAAGTTTCCGGACGCGACGACGATGCAGCAGATCGTCGACGTGCACTACCCCGGCATCAAGAAGGACCTGCTCGCCGCCGCACTGCAGAGCTTCTTCGAGCTGCGCAACGTCGCGGGGCTGAAGAAGAAGCCGTCCACCTCCGAACTGCTCGACTGGCTCAAGCTGCTGCTCGCCGAAGACATTCCGCCCGAAGCGCTGCGCTCGGCCGACCACAAGCAGATCGTGCCGCCGCTGCACGGCGCGCTGCTGAAGAACGAACAGGACGTGGGCCTGTTCGAGCGGCTGCTGTTCATGAACCGCAACAACCGTTGA
- a CDS encoding vWA domain-containing protein, giving the protein MLIDFFYSLRAAKLPVSVKEYLTLLEALKANVIAPSLDEFYYLSRITLVKDEQYFDKFDQAFGAFFNGVAASSELAFEIPLDWLKKKLQRDLSPEEKAQIEAMGGIDKLMERLKELFDEQKERHEGGNKWIGTGGTSPFGNGGYNPEGVRIGGDATGNRTAVKVWEARAYRDYDDQVEIGTRNIKVALRRLRRFAREGAAEELDLPDTIRSTAANAGWLDLKMVPERHNNVKVLMLLDVGGSMDDHVKRTEELFSAAKAEFKHLEFYYFHNCVYDFLWKNNRRRHAERTPTWDVLHKFTPDYKLIFVGDATMSPYEVLQPGGSVEYNNAEAGAVWLRRLADHFPHFAWLNPEPEALWPYRQSVSAIREVLGHRMYPLTLAGLETAMRVLSK; this is encoded by the coding sequence ATGCTGATCGACTTCTTCTACTCGCTGCGCGCCGCCAAACTGCCGGTCTCGGTGAAGGAATACCTGACGCTGCTCGAAGCGCTGAAGGCCAACGTGATCGCGCCGTCGCTCGACGAGTTCTACTACCTGTCGCGCATCACGCTCGTGAAGGACGAGCAGTACTTCGACAAGTTCGACCAGGCGTTCGGCGCCTTTTTCAACGGGGTCGCGGCAAGCTCGGAGCTCGCGTTCGAGATTCCGCTCGACTGGCTGAAGAAGAAGCTGCAACGCGATCTGTCGCCCGAGGAAAAGGCGCAGATCGAGGCGATGGGCGGCATCGACAAGCTGATGGAGCGCCTGAAGGAACTGTTCGACGAGCAGAAGGAGCGCCACGAGGGCGGCAACAAATGGATCGGCACGGGCGGCACGTCGCCGTTCGGCAACGGCGGCTATAACCCCGAGGGTGTGCGCATCGGCGGCGACGCGACCGGCAATCGCACCGCCGTCAAGGTCTGGGAAGCGCGCGCGTACCGCGACTACGACGACCAGGTCGAGATCGGCACGCGCAACATCAAGGTTGCGCTGCGGCGCTTGCGCCGCTTCGCCCGCGAGGGCGCCGCGGAAGAGCTCGACCTGCCCGACACCATCCGCAGCACCGCCGCGAACGCCGGCTGGCTCGATCTGAAGATGGTGCCCGAGCGGCACAACAACGTGAAGGTGCTGATGCTGCTCGATGTCGGCGGCTCGATGGACGATCACGTGAAGCGCACCGAGGAGCTGTTCTCCGCCGCGAAGGCCGAGTTCAAGCACCTCGAGTTCTATTACTTCCACAACTGCGTGTACGACTTCCTGTGGAAGAACAACCGCCGCCGCCACGCCGAGCGCACGCCGACGTGGGACGTGCTGCACAAGTTCACGCCGGACTACAAGCTGATCTTCGTCGGCGACGCGACGATGAGCCCGTACGAAGTGTTGCAGCCGGGCGGCTCGGTCGAGTACAACAACGCCGAGGCCGGCGCGGTGTGGCTGCGCCGGCTCGCCGATCATTTCCCGCACTTCGCGTGGCTGAACCCGGAACCGGAAGCGCTGTGGCCATATCGGCAGTCGGTCAGCGCGATCCGCGAAGTGCTGGGCCACCGCATGTATCCGCTGACGCTCGCGGGCCTGGAGACGGCCATGCGGGTGCTGAGCAAGTGA
- a CDS encoding benzoate/H(+) symporter BenE family transporter gives MSSSPSPQLSPAAPQRRFNPLADTSLSTIVAGFVAAMTGYTSSLVLMFQAGQAAHLSDAQISSWIWALSIGMGLCTIGLSLRFRAPIVIAWSTPGAALLVASLPHVEYAQAIGAFIFCAALLTLVGVTGWFDALMKRIPSGLAAALLAGILFEIGIEIFRAAQYQTALVLTMFFTYLIVKRFVPRYAIPTTLVVGTAAAGGLGLLDFSHFHVALAHPVLTMPSFSVAACVSIGIPLFVVAMASQNVPGIAVLRADGYTTPSAPLIATTGVASLLLAPFGSHGINLAAITAAICTGPEAHENPARRYTAAVWGGIFYLLAGVFGATIAALFAAFPKELVVSVAALALFGSIMSGLANAMQDTRQREAALVTFMVTASGLTLLSIGSAFWGLVAGVITQVVLNARRV, from the coding sequence ATGAGTTCGTCCCCGTCGCCCCAGCTGTCCCCCGCCGCGCCGCAGAGGCGCTTCAACCCGCTCGCCGATACGTCGCTGTCGACGATCGTCGCGGGCTTCGTCGCGGCGATGACCGGCTACACGAGCTCGCTCGTGCTGATGTTCCAGGCGGGCCAGGCCGCGCATCTGAGCGACGCGCAGATTTCGTCCTGGATCTGGGCGCTGTCGATCGGCATGGGCCTCTGCACGATCGGCCTGTCGCTGCGCTTTCGCGCGCCGATCGTGATCGCGTGGTCGACGCCGGGCGCGGCGCTGCTGGTGGCGTCGCTGCCGCATGTCGAGTATGCGCAGGCCATCGGCGCGTTCATCTTCTGCGCGGCGCTGCTGACGCTGGTCGGCGTCACCGGCTGGTTCGACGCGCTGATGAAGCGGATTCCGTCCGGCCTCGCGGCGGCGCTCCTCGCGGGCATCCTGTTCGAGATCGGCATCGAGATTTTCCGTGCCGCGCAGTACCAGACCGCGCTCGTGCTGACGATGTTCTTCACCTACCTGATCGTCAAACGGTTCGTGCCGCGTTACGCGATTCCGACCACGCTGGTGGTCGGCACGGCCGCGGCCGGCGGCCTCGGGCTGCTCGACTTCAGCCACTTTCACGTCGCGCTCGCGCATCCGGTGCTGACGATGCCGTCGTTTTCGGTGGCGGCGTGCGTGAGCATCGGCATTCCGCTGTTCGTGGTCGCGATGGCCTCGCAGAACGTGCCCGGCATCGCGGTGCTGCGCGCCGACGGCTATACGACCCCGTCCGCGCCGCTGATCGCGACGACCGGCGTCGCGTCGCTGCTGCTCGCGCCGTTCGGCTCGCACGGCATCAATCTTGCGGCGATCACGGCGGCGATCTGCACCGGCCCCGAAGCGCACGAAAACCCCGCGAGGCGCTACACGGCGGCCGTATGGGGCGGCATTTTCTATCTGCTCGCGGGGGTGTTCGGCGCGACGATCGCCGCGCTGTTCGCGGCGTTTCCGAAGGAACTGGTCGTCTCCGTCGCGGCGCTCGCACTATTTGGCTCGATCATGAGCGGCCTCGCCAATGCGATGCAGGATACGCGGCAGCGCGAGGCGGCGCTCGTTACGTTCATGGTGACCGCCTCGGGGCTCACGCTGCTGTCGATCGGCTCGGCATTCTGGGGGCTCGTCGCCGGCGTGATCACGCAAGTCGTGCTGAACGCGCGGCGCGTGTGA
- the tal gene encoding transaldolase — translation MTTALDQLKQYTTVVADTGDFQQLAQYKPRDATTNPSLILKAVQKDDYRPLLEKTVKAHASKPVGAIIDQLLIAFGTEILKIIPGRVSTEVDARLSFDIEGSIKKAHELIALYKEHGVERDRVLIKLASTWEGVRAAEVLQKEGISCNMTLLFSLPQAAACAEAGAQLISPFVGRIYDWYKKSAGSAWDEAKDGGANDPGVKSVRRIYGYYKKFGYKTEVMGASFRTTSQILELAGCDLLTISPDLLQKLHDSTDKIERKLSPEASQDADIERVPVDEKSFRFLVNDDAMATEKLAEGIRTFAADAIKLEKLIDTLR, via the coding sequence ATGACAACCGCACTCGACCAACTCAAGCAATACACCACCGTGGTGGCCGACACTGGCGACTTCCAGCAGCTCGCGCAGTACAAGCCGCGCGATGCGACCACCAATCCGTCGCTGATTCTGAAGGCCGTGCAGAAAGACGACTACCGGCCGCTGCTCGAAAAGACCGTGAAGGCGCATGCGTCGAAACCGGTCGGTGCGATCATCGACCAGTTGCTGATCGCGTTCGGCACCGAAATCCTGAAGATCATCCCCGGGCGGGTGTCGACCGAAGTCGACGCGCGCCTGTCGTTCGACATCGAAGGCTCGATCAAGAAAGCCCATGAGCTGATCGCGCTGTACAAGGAGCACGGCGTCGAACGCGACCGCGTGCTGATCAAGCTCGCGTCGACGTGGGAAGGCGTGCGCGCGGCCGAGGTGCTGCAGAAGGAAGGCATCAGTTGCAACATGACGCTGCTGTTCTCGCTCCCGCAGGCGGCGGCCTGTGCAGAAGCTGGCGCGCAGCTGATCTCGCCGTTCGTCGGCCGCATCTACGACTGGTACAAGAAGAGCGCCGGCAGCGCGTGGGACGAAGCGAAAGACGGCGGCGCCAACGACCCGGGCGTCAAGTCGGTGCGCCGCATCTATGGGTATTACAAAAAGTTCGGCTACAAAACCGAAGTGATGGGCGCGAGCTTCCGCACAACCTCGCAGATCCTGGAACTGGCCGGCTGCGATCTGCTGACGATCAGCCCCGACCTGCTGCAAAAGCTGCACGACAGCACCGACAAGATCGAGCGCAAGCTGTCGCCGGAGGCGTCGCAGGACGCGGACATCGAGCGCGTGCCGGTCGACGAAAAGTCGTTCCGCTTCCTCGTCAACGACGACGCGATGGCGACCGAGAAGCTCGCCGAAGGCATTCGTACGTTCGCCGCTGACGCAATCAAGCTGGAAAAACTGATCGACACGCTGCGCTGA
- a CDS encoding VOC family protein, translating into MYVQPYVFFNGRCQEALDYYTDKLGAQVTFKMLFKDAPPDAQNPPRPELADKIMHANVQLGSSTWMASDGNCDPAAGPFNGFSLSLTVEDSASAEKCFNALADGGQVVMPFQPTFWSKGFGMVVDRFGMMWMVTLPPQV; encoded by the coding sequence ATGTATGTTCAGCCCTACGTGTTCTTCAACGGCCGTTGCCAGGAAGCGCTCGACTACTACACCGACAAACTCGGCGCCCAGGTAACCTTCAAGATGCTGTTCAAGGACGCGCCACCCGACGCGCAAAACCCGCCACGCCCCGAACTCGCCGACAAGATCATGCACGCGAACGTGCAGCTGGGCTCGAGCACGTGGATGGCTTCCGACGGCAACTGCGATCCGGCGGCCGGCCCGTTCAATGGCTTCAGCCTGTCGCTGACCGTCGAAGACAGCGCGTCGGCGGAAAAATGCTTCAACGCGCTCGCCGATGGCGGCCAGGTCGTGATGCCGTTCCAGCCAACGTTCTGGAGCAAGGGCTTCGGAATGGTGGTGGACCGCTTCGGCATGATGTGGATGGTCACGCTGCCGCCGCAGGTTTGA
- a CDS encoding FUSC family protein — MAAADTPTVISRRAALSRMVRAVTSPYYRYRHAKVLHSLRVGLAMLVSILATTGIDIPHGIWSSVTLLVVIGGLQHHGNIRKKAAERAAGTLLGASIGLLLIVQQNFIGSLPLTYVLEAIIASICAWFAIGSSGYIGLLTAITMCIVAGHGDNLIDVGLWRTLNVLIGIVIALAFSFAFPLHATYSWRYGLAANLRECAGIYARLLDGETITEEEQVKRFLRINKRLVQLRSLMPSVAKEIDVPQARLEEIQRLHRSVLSSLELLATGPLMNATAAARSAYAAQCGAEVRAVRAILLSTARGLRFGRPSRFGIPAAAPLAKGHGDVATALPPDWQGPYWLGQRLAEQVDRLRALLLETEPNWNIERHERVTRGG; from the coding sequence ATGGCTGCTGCCGATACTCCCACCGTGATCTCCCGCCGCGCGGCGCTGAGCCGGATGGTGCGCGCGGTCACGTCGCCGTATTACCGCTACCGCCACGCGAAGGTGCTGCATAGCCTGCGCGTCGGCCTCGCGATGCTGGTGTCGATTCTGGCGACGACCGGCATCGATATCCCGCACGGCATCTGGTCGTCGGTGACGCTGCTGGTCGTGATCGGCGGCTTGCAGCATCACGGCAATATCCGCAAGAAAGCGGCCGAACGCGCGGCCGGCACGCTGCTCGGCGCGTCGATCGGCCTGTTGCTGATCGTGCAGCAGAACTTCATCGGCTCTCTGCCGCTCACCTATGTGCTGGAGGCGATCATCGCGTCGATCTGCGCGTGGTTCGCGATCGGCTCGTCCGGCTATATCGGGCTTCTGACCGCGATCACGATGTGCATCGTCGCGGGCCACGGCGACAACCTGATCGACGTCGGCCTGTGGCGCACGTTGAACGTGCTGATCGGCATCGTGATCGCGCTGGCGTTTTCGTTCGCGTTTCCACTGCACGCGACGTATTCGTGGCGCTACGGGCTCGCCGCCAATCTGCGCGAATGCGCGGGCATCTACGCGCGGCTGCTCGACGGCGAGACGATCACCGAGGAGGAGCAGGTCAAGCGCTTCCTGCGGATCAACAAGCGGCTCGTGCAACTGCGCTCGCTGATGCCGTCGGTCGCCAAGGAAATCGACGTGCCGCAGGCGCGGCTCGAGGAGATCCAGCGGCTGCATCGCTCGGTGCTCAGCTCGCTCGAACTGCTGGCCACCGGGCCGCTGATGAACGCCACCGCCGCCGCGCGCAGCGCCTATGCAGCGCAATGCGGCGCCGAGGTGCGCGCCGTGCGCGCGATCCTGTTGTCCACCGCGCGCGGGCTGCGTTTCGGCCGTCCGTCGCGCTTCGGCATTCCGGCCGCGGCGCCGCTCGCGAAGGGGCATGGCGACGTGGCCACCGCGTTGCCGCCCGACTGGCAAGGGCCGTACTGGCTCGGTCAGCGGCTCGCGGAGCAGGTGGACCGGCTGCGCGCGCTATTGCTGGAGACCGAGCCGAACTGGAACATCGAGCGGCACGAGCGGGTGACGCGTGGCGGGTAG